DNA from Mugil cephalus isolate CIBA_MC_2020 chromosome 5, CIBA_Mcephalus_1.1, whole genome shotgun sequence:
AATAATGCATCAAAGTCAATAGTTAAACTAATCTCTATTCTCTGAACTTTCTGACTCTTAACgctgtttgtatttgtgattCCCGTGTAGTTTTTCTGGCGTCGACGGACCCTGATGGCCAGGCCCATGATAAAAGAGGCAGGGATGGCTTCACTGCTCCTGGAGAACCCGTATTATATCCTTCCACTGTTCTTTAACGTCTGCCTCTTTTTAACCCACATGCCCTGATAAGGACAAAActgtccttttccatttttattttttttagcataacTTAGTGGCAGTTCTGCTTTTTGCTTTCATATTTGgcaaattttgatatttaaatcCCATcatgctccatttttacaccGCGTATCCTAAATTGTTATTTTGTTACCATTAAGGAACAAAAGCGTCCTTCtcaaaaacgccctaaaaatGGCGGAaattactaaaaagaaaaaaagttggtTATGATTCAGAGATAGTGTTGTTAGTTCATGGGGGTTCATAGTGATCTCTGCATTGACCTGTGTGtctatgtgagtgtgtgtaacTGAGGGTTTTTCAACTATATCTTTTATCCTGTTacttaaaagacagaaaaaagccaaagtgcaGTTTACAACAGCAGTTTCAATGGATGTCAATGGGTTTTAATGGGAGAGATTTTTTTAGTCGGtcactacaaaataaaagtcaatcaAAAACAATGCTGCTACTAATTACTGACACGTGTAAGGCTCTAGTAATCTccccaagaaaacaaaacaaaaacactttgcatttgtattattgaaaatattacaattttgtgttttgtttcggAAAAAAATTGGTACTGGcacataaagggttaaatttcagaaattaatcaaacttttgatATTTATGATTAGTTCTGAAgtggtttaaaagtaaaaaataaatgaaagtacaaaaaacacattaacatgctatTATTTTGGACGTTTTTGATGAGGACGCTTTTGTCCCTTaaatggtaacaacgtaacaattttaaaatcaggttaCGACGATTAATTGTTTAGTTTCCTTGAAAATAATTCAAGTTGACTCCTAATAGAAATATGACACTGATTTAATTTACTACTTCATGCTTCACTCGAAACAggccaaacaaaacaaaccagcatAGATGGAAACAGCTCCTCAAACATGAAgcaagtagagcgccccctggtgtctggctgtagtgtaggtcataagctccacctcttaTGTGTTAGCGGACGAGACTTGAACCAAACTAAAtcactaaaatatatattgtctGTGAATATTGTTTCATTCCTTGACTGATGTTTTACATGGCTATCGCAAACCCAAAGACCAACTGTAAGTCGCCTTCAGACACTAGTGactatgatatgatatgatatgatatgatatgatatgatatgacccccagacccccaccccagagcaatgacatgagcacacacacaaaaacgctttaggaacaactcagaccTGCAGTATAATAAGGCTGTGTTTGTAAATCAAAAATGATTGTGAAGTAAACAGGGGTGTCCTTTGATTATTTAAGGCGGTCCTGTCTAAAGAATGTGTCGGACCTGTTTGTGATGGGAGGGGCCTTGATCCTGGAGTCGACGGTGCTTCTCCAGTGGCTGGAGAGAGAAGGATACTGGCCACTCGGAATGACCGGGATCTCCATGGGAGGATATGTGAGTGTCATTCATCAAACATTATTTCCTACAGGTGTTGCAATAAGTGACTAATCAAGAAAATGGTCCACGTGCAAATTTAAGGAGTTCACtcagatttctttttgtctgaagcttcttttgtctgtgtcttcGTGTCCAGATGGCGTCTCTGGCTGTCACTAACTGGCCGAAGCCGATTCCTCTGATTCCCTGTTTGTCCTGGTCCACCGCCTCCAGCGTGTTCATCACGGTAACACGTCGCCTCCTCCTGTTCATAAACACTATCAAATAGGAAGAAGTCATTCATTTATAAGTCGACATCACATCTCACGACTCATTTTCTACCACTTATTGCCTCCAGTTAACTGTGACCGAcctcgtgtttgtttgttttaggggGTTTTGAGCAGAGCGGTGAACTGGACCGAGCTGGAGAAGCAATATGCCATCAACTCGGTGTATGAAGAGGAGATTATTAAGATGCTGGAGTACTGTGGGGTAAGATATACGCTGGAGAAACAGTCCTCACATATCAAGCtcatacatgaacacatggttaGGTGTTAGGCTGGTGcttaaataatggaaaacatacaGACTTGGTCCAAAAACATGCACGTTTTTGAGTTATGCACAAAATTTGACTGTCTGAATGCAGCAtgacatgcagcggagaaaatctaataactgacaggaacatgtcgtcctcctccttcacactaggtggcgatatgtgtctcgTCAGCAGGTTGATGTGGCCCCATTTCCAATTGAACtaatacgtcatataataaacagccAGAGTCGTCCATGTGTCAGACCAGCATCTAAAACAATAACACGATGGATCAAAGTACagattttttaatctcgtacctAATGCGTGCGCtatttatggtgcagataagatggcgctttccctcagacggttcttctatcGGCCATGTTTAccttctttatgtttttgtgttctggggtcacacaccagtgcagtggttgtggagcatgcacacacactttgtccagttaaagtccgattaaggcgtatagaCGccggagaaaattgatttccaatcacattaatCTCGGTGTCTTAATCcgataaggagaactcagattttagtcagagtaacgtgtttacatgcacttaagttgtccagttaaagtcggattaaggcaataatttgttttttttcacatgcatgtaaacgtactgtaTTTctaaggcattttgtgatgtgcaagttgaactgaatattaatttaaataatataaatatgactaagactgacgtgacgtcacagcaataGAGCTTCGGGGGCGCtaattcaaaatgaaatcacTGAAGCACTGAAATCTGCGTTGCTTTTTAAGCCTGGTtgctaccgttagcatcagcaccagtGCCGTTTTGGTGTCGGTACCCATCACATGATCTTTAATAATCCGTCAAAACTTCTGTATCGTTTTCAGGCTGATTCCTTTAAGATGGGCCCAGAGCTTCTGAAGAACGTGGAGTCTTTAGAGCATCTCCTCGACATCTCCGGAGACCACGGTGTGTCACGGGTGGCTCAGCGCTCCACAGCAGGAGGGGAAGGTCGAGTAAACGTGTTCCTGTCGTCAGGGAACAGCAGTGAAACAAACGTGGACGCTCTGTCAAGGTAACCGAATTAAGTTGACACTTATTTGTGAGGCCGACACATTTTGCAGGAACATTTCTTCTCTACATGAGGGAAGATGATTTTAAACCACAGCTGCTAGAAACACTCAAATATTTCATGTCTTTGTATTTAAAAACTtgggttagttttagtttctttttcacatGGGGACACAACAGAAGCCCTGAGCGCCCATGCGTTCATACAAATTATTTCCTCCGTCTTCCGGTGATAACGAGGTCGCTTCCTGTTTTCTTCAGATAACGAGTTATTTAGCTCATTATCGAAACTCATTTCCAGAAACACTTGATCACAGGGGCTGCACCAAAAcgtgtctgatctgagctcacaaTTAGTTTTaacctgtttcaccagtttttaaccagtgttgcatgtgtctccctacatgtacaatattcAGGGTTTAAAGTGTGTGATccgattaaaaaaacaaaacaaaaaaacatttaactcagctttccctctccaaactaacatcattagccaatcagaagaagACTCGGGATGGGTCTTAGGAAACTTGGTTGATCCaactgatgctgcattcaagcaTCCGTCAGAAAAAATGAggtctgagttgtcaaactcagaaattactgcttccaaattaataataataaaaaaaatagctgctgcacatattttaatgttcataaaAACGGTGACAAGacaccaaacttatttttttctcctacaaGTTGACCTGTAACGTGAACAGGAAGTCTGAAATCTCAAATCTCGAAAAAtatagaatttccgagttttcacgaaggcatcatctaagccagtgtttttttctttgaagtCACTGTGTAGGCTGACCtttctttaaagaaataaaagccttGTCGGCCGGCGGACGTCTCTATTTCCTTATTCACCAGAAGCACAGAGGAAAATTTCCACCACAtcactgttgtcagaaagatTTAAAGTAAAATCATGGATGTAGGCGAATGTGTAGTAACTGCAAACtaaggacttaaaaatagtaaaattaaATTGCTAATTGAATAAACGAATTGAAATGAATTACCTTGACTCCAAAGCTGCTTTTCTTGGCTACACAGCAGTAGgctattattattgtcatcattattattagaaaGAAATAATATGTGAACACGTGGCTGCTTAGGGCTTCTGTGGGACACGTCTCCTTTAGAGACTGTCATTAAGAAGCCTAATAATGGTCATAAAGGACATTAGAAAGTGTTGAGCTCTCAGACCTCAGACGTTTTTCCATTGACAATGTTGCATCGGTTTGATctaaaatacagatttttttttttccttccttcattttcAGAAATCTAGATGCTCATAAAACCCAcgggaagaagaggaagtatTCGGCCCAATTCTGTCTCCCGACGTCGCACAGAGAGTCTATAAGTTTCATGAAGGGAGTGATGGACGAATGCACGCACATGGCCAACTTCTCTGGTGAGTTAAATTTACAGGCGTCGTGTTCACGTTttagaacaacaacaagaaaactcaaataccCCCAGAGGCCTGTGGACGAGGCACGCACACTGCAGCAATCCCAGGTTATTGGATTATCGGCTTTTATTATCATTAGAGAGCACAGGTTGTGCAGATTCTCAgcaaaaaaaggtaaaaactggagtaaaaagaaagtTAAGTTAATGGAAAgttgtataaatataaataaaaatataaatatgacaatgGGATTTGCAATTATATGTGCATTATTGTAGAAATGATCATCCAGTATTGATGTAGGTTATTTATAAGGGGGTTGTGGAGTCATGTGGGTGCATAGGTTTAATATGTTAGATGGTGGTTATTGCAAAATGTGCCAAATAATTGCTTGGTTTGCTTCTTCTGATGGTGCACCCATGACTGACATGATTCAATTCGTAAATACACCAgtaagacataaataaatagctttGGCTTGGAGAGATTGTCTACGCCGACTATGGGCTCATTATTTTGACTGTCACGCTGCCAAACATTAGACTATATGTCCCAGATCcaagattttgtttgttttttttttgttttaaaaaaaacaaacaaaacaaaagcaccattaagttattttcagttttgcttctgctttctggtttttgtttttgctgtgttttcagcaTTCGGGGCGGTTGGGAGGCTCCTCAGCTCGAGACTGTTGAATCTAGGTTAGGTCTCTGAGGAGAAGGGCCAAACTACAGACCTCCCTCCTGCTCCAGTTCCAAGTCCGTGAGccagagggtttttttttttaagcacgaCTAGAAGGGTTTTCGTGAAATGGAGGCAGCGTAAACTTCTAGTTATTTCAGCTTTCTGAAAAGATCTGATCTGGTTTTGATCCGATCACTTAAAAGACAGATGTGGACGCACTGAAATcacatctgatctgatctcattCCTTTAGTAGTGTGAACGCAACGTGTCCTGAGTCACGTTTAAGAGCTGCTatactcaaaataaataaatctaagtaaGAATTTACAGATGAAAGTGTTTAATATGAGTCCGCAAGTGTTACTCTGCTGTGAATGAcgtgctgctgcttcttctttcgttttatggcgGTTTGCAAACGACCTTTAGGTGCATTATCGCCACCGTCCGGACTAGTAAAGACTCAAGCGCGAAAAGTATCGGGAAGCGCGAAGGTTAAAGATATCGATGAACTGAACCGGTTCTTTTAAGGAACCGGCTATCGatgcccattttttttttcatgttgatgCACGAGCAGCCGTGTGCGGTTAAGTTACATATTTCCTCGTttacatcatttttattatctgagattacagtgtgtgtgtggaaacttCCTGGAGTTATAGTTTGAGTTTTTGTGCaggtcaataaataataactcaacaagtgaagccaaagtcgTGACGCTCACTCATAAAACAGATCTGTTCTCCGTTCTGGAGCCGCGGTGGAGATACATTAGAGACGACAGATGTTAGAATATTCTACTGGACGCATCTTTAATTCTAGGTCCAAACACACGTACCTAAAGCTGGCCATTATGACGGATCAGATCTTAACTCAAGGCCCGTAGAGATAAACATGTGCTCCTCTCTGTCCCAGTCCCTGTAGACACCAGTCTTATCATTGTGGTCCAGGCCAAAGAGGACGCCTACATTCCTCGAACTGGGGTCCTCAGTCTGCAGGAGATCTGGCCGGGATGTGAAGTCAGATACCTGAACGGGGGACACGTCAGTGCGTACCTGTTTAAACAGAATACCTTCAGGTGAGATGTCAAAGCCTGGTACAAGTTACACATGCTAAAGCAAAAATATAGatggcatttatttatattttatcccAAATGTTGAATTAGTCCTAATAGACAACACAATTTGATTTTACTTGTGTATTTCAACCTTATTGATTTGAACCTTGACTCTATTTGTCATATACCAAACAAAGACAGTATTAAgcttttaaagttaaattaaaagtgctttattttcaattatttattttctgtaaagaCAGTGAACATTTGTGCTGTGATGCATATCGAcaccctttcaaaataaagtctgtttattcaggtttttcagaaaacataaaaaaactgaaccaaatattGAATATAAGATATTTATTAtaagaaatatttttctcaaaaaaatCACTTAGgctgttatcattattattttttacatataagaaaaacataaataatagtGACGACATCAGTAGTAATAATGTGTAAGTGTTCTATACAACAAAACgatcaaaagaaaataaaacaatggtaataaaaaaataataaacagaagttaaaaaaaagctaataaatacattttttaaaaaagtagtAGCAGCTACTTGAAGACGTCAGGTTATTACAACATTCTCATCCTCCAAACTTCAGcaaacttctttcttttccctctaaCAATATACACAAGTCTTTCCAATGCAAGATCTGTTGCAATGTCCTTTAACCATAACTTTAAAAAAGGCAATTGTATATTTTTCCAGAAAAGAGCTGTTGGTCTTCTGGTTTGAAGGAGTCCAAAGTTAATAAATAGTGATTGTTTAGAATTAATGACCAGAGTTTCAGGGCATTTACCCAGGAGACAAAGTTTGACTTACGGGGGATTATTTTTGCTCCCATCATCATTATTTCAGGAAGGTGATGATaggaaatagattttttttctttcatttacatGAATTGGGGCAGAATTGTAGGATTAaaagaaacatgcaaactcaagatacatttattttttaatgcattttctcttctgtgctattcttttatcatttcacaaacattttcatatCTGTTTCATCTATTTGCAGGCAGGCCATATATGATGCGTTCAACAGATTCTGCCTGAAGTATCCAAACCTGCACTAGCCCAACAAGGCTGAATCCGTGTATTCCCTGTCTGCGCACCAGGACCAGAGGCTGGACatggaaaataatatatatatatatataaatataaataaataaaaactatgcCTTTAAGCCTCGTCATCATGTATGACAGTTAAGAGACAACGATGTGCCACGAATTTACAGGCAGCTGCCCACAGAAAAAGTTCAGCCGAGCACAGTCACTTTGTCATCGTTTGTATCGGTTCCACAACAACAGGCTGAACGCGGTCCACAGATTTCCACCGTTCTCCCTCACCTTTAAAATGTATGATTAATAATTAGCTGTAGTATATTGTAGTGCGTCTAACGTACTTTTAATGTCCTATTGATGTCATTTGCAACTTTTGACCCCGTGTTGAATTGTCTGTGAGAACACGCTTTTGAAGGTGGAGACctcaatgtttttgttttattgtgagtCCAATAAACAAGACTGACAATCACATTGTATCGGCttcataatttgtttttctttagagGAGACACTGATATGAGAAAAAGGGAGCgcttcatcttttatttggtttaacgATACGATCTCAATGGAGTAATTGCatgtaattttgtaattttcacactttacaAATTCATGCTGTGGACCAGATTAGACCTTCTGGTGGT
Protein-coding regions in this window:
- the abhd18 gene encoding protein ABHD18, with amino-acid sequence MGVSRLDVFYRRLLLTKLFIGGWGKPEDLKRIFEFRKIIGDREKCKSLVPKDYPVHINKTEEFTDCHIHDGFFISPLEHLVPGILPPEAVKARFQFIVPKRWQKDRPVCIHLAGTGDHFFWRRRTLMARPMIKEAGMASLLLENPYYGYRKPKDQLRSCLKNVSDLFVMGGALILESTVLLQWLEREGYWPLGMTGISMGGYMASLAVTNWPKPIPLIPCLSWSTASSVFITGVLSRAVNWTELEKQYAINSVYEEEIIKMLEYCGADSFKMGPELLKNVESLEHLLDISGDHGVSRVAQRSTAGGEGRVNVFLSSGNSSETNVDALSRNLDAHKTHGKKRKYSAQFCLPTSHRESISFMKGVMDECTHMANFSVPVDTSLIIVVQAKEDAYIPRTGVLSLQEIWPGCEVRYLNGGHVSAYLFKQNTFRQAIYDAFNRFCLKYPNLH